The nucleotide window TCAACTCTGACTAATAAATACACTGATACGGCTATCGGAAATCCTAAATTTGCAATATTTACAGCTAAATCTTCCATGATACAAACCCCCTTTTCTAAAAATTTGTATGTAAAAAAAGCGAGCTGCAGCGTCCATCGCCACTACTCGCTTTTAGGTGACTATACCAAAGTGTCTTCGGTAGTAGTAACTATACTTGCTGTAACAATAGTTTTTAAATCGCCATTTTGTGATTCAAAAACATTTTTTTCAATGATTGATTCCATAGCAGTTTTGACCTGTTCTTCAGTAAGGTCAGGCTTTGGATCTGAAATCTTTAAATTCACAGTGTGATCGTCCACGTCTTTGAATCCTAATATCAAACATTGCTTTTTCTCCATGAAATACCCCTCCTTCCGTTAAAACTAGAACTTGTTAGATTATGCTTGTCTTAGAAGTGATTCATCCATACGAACTACTGATCTAAGATCGTGTTCTTGAAGACTTACGATG belongs to Tissierellales bacterium and includes:
- a CDS encoding YvrJ family protein, with the protein product MEDLAVNIANLGFPIAVSVYLLVRVEGKIESLSQSINELTRVLTSSGRA
- a CDS encoding DUF2922 domain-containing protein — protein: MEKKQCLILGFKDVDDHTVNLKISDPKPDLTEEQVKTAMESIIEKNVFESQNGDLKTIVTASIVTTTEDTLV